From [Clostridium] symbiosum, a single genomic window includes:
- a CDS encoding winged-helix domain-containing protein, with protein MSEQEYKILSKLGECGSRSTGRNRLQALLAEDGFELGTGKIRNILKELEHKGLIDQNSSGCNITDEGRHALSGC; from the coding sequence TTGAGCGAGCAGGAATACAAAATACTCAGCAAACTGGGTGAGTGCGGCAGCCGGAGCACGGGGCGCAACAGACTTCAGGCCCTCCTGGCCGAAGACGGATTTGAGCTTGGTACCGGTAAAATTCGAAATATCTTAAAGGAACTGGAACACAAGGGATTGATCGATCAAAATTCCTCGGGATGTAATATCACAGATGAGGGACGGCATGCATTATCGGGATGTTAA